In one Bacillus thuringiensis genomic region, the following are encoded:
- a CDS encoding distal tail protein Dit, which produces MLVFNGINLEEYFEQKYEKGFFMVNDIRGRGILSDEINELTVPHRPGSYFLSKRTPKRVLEVDFSLKGVSLFELRKRIDELNGLLDTDEPVKITFTDEPDIVYYGVKESVAETLEKSNIHQATITLICPMPYKLGKEQTVEFKKDVNGLVANIQNKGTVHSNPIIEIDITKPNTFLDVWFGGGSLSDRDYFRIGMPLKTVEKPVERNQRIVWDEMATTVGWSKVSSMEDGEPVGEMKSDKYQFYCSDFGTGTGKGWHGATVKKSIPGGPVQDFIMQAYVTCKSKKINEMGRVEIAILDENSKVLSKIAMNDLYWQAEQNFGTMVIGYDNKPGKTGLIYESGDYPNTWNQYFGRLWIARTGNVWEAYISKFLPGTEKDDSERFARWTDKDNKHMEKAAQIQISIMQWQDVPPVEAMSVSDLKFWKVNLNTNNTPPYIVDVGDKVVIDTESSHVSIEGKNAINIKEFFSNFPVIHKGANILEIMPSDIGTAKVKYRERFR; this is translated from the coding sequence TTGTTAGTTTTTAATGGGATTAATTTAGAAGAATATTTCGAGCAAAAATACGAAAAAGGATTTTTTATGGTTAACGATATAAGAGGTCGCGGAATTTTAAGTGACGAAATTAATGAGTTAACGGTACCTCACCGCCCAGGTTCATATTTTTTAAGTAAAAGGACTCCCAAGAGAGTATTAGAAGTAGATTTCTCTCTTAAGGGAGTCTCTCTTTTTGAACTAAGGAAACGGATAGATGAATTAAATGGTTTATTAGATACAGACGAACCTGTAAAAATTACCTTCACAGACGAACCAGATATTGTGTATTACGGGGTTAAAGAATCTGTGGCGGAGACTTTAGAAAAATCTAATATTCATCAAGCAACTATTACACTAATATGTCCAATGCCGTATAAGTTAGGAAAAGAGCAAACCGTTGAATTTAAAAAAGACGTTAATGGGTTAGTTGCTAATATCCAAAATAAAGGAACGGTTCATTCTAACCCTATCATTGAAATTGATATTACAAAGCCAAATACTTTTTTAGATGTATGGTTCGGCGGAGGATCCTTAAGTGATCGAGATTATTTTCGTATCGGTATGCCACTAAAAACTGTGGAAAAGCCTGTAGAAAGGAATCAACGTATAGTATGGGATGAAATGGCCACTACCGTCGGATGGAGTAAAGTCAGCTCAATGGAAGATGGGGAACCGGTTGGTGAAATGAAATCAGATAAATATCAATTTTATTGTTCTGATTTTGGGACTGGAACGGGAAAAGGATGGCACGGTGCAACTGTTAAAAAAAGTATCCCTGGTGGCCCAGTACAAGATTTTATTATGCAAGCCTATGTTACATGTAAGAGTAAAAAGATTAACGAAATGGGAAGGGTTGAGATAGCGATACTCGATGAAAACAGCAAAGTTCTTTCGAAAATTGCTATGAACGATCTTTATTGGCAAGCTGAGCAAAATTTTGGAACGATGGTAATTGGATATGATAACAAGCCGGGGAAAACAGGTTTGATCTATGAGAGTGGCGATTACCCGAATACATGGAATCAGTATTTTGGTCGATTGTGGATAGCTAGGACCGGAAATGTATGGGAAGCGTATATTTCAAAATTCCTTCCAGGGACAGAAAAGGATGATTCAGAGCGCTTTGCGAGATGGACTGATAAAGACAACAAGCATATGGAAAAAGCAGCTCAAATACAGATTAGTATCATGCAGTGGCAAGATGTACCGCCAGTAGAAGCAATGTCAGTTAGTGATTTAAAGTTTTGGAAAGTGAATTTAAATACAAATAACACACCGCCTTATATAGTTGATGTCGGTGATAAGGTCGTGATTGATACAGAAAGTAGTCATGTCAGTATTGAAGGGAAAAACGCGATTAACATAAAAGAGTTTTTCAGTAATTTTCCTGTTATTCATAAAGGTGCTAATATACTCGAAATTATGCCATCTGATATTGGAACAGCAAAAGTTAAATATAGGGAGCGATTTCGATGA
- a CDS encoding SU10 major capsid protein, which produces MPVPTTYEFQQQVRQMQANVDLILTKAPVLFGLIGVGDALTQTKFEWQNDYLNSDTGIVKTAAAVGDTDLVLEKGEARKFTENALVQNGLEVLRVVNVDENADKITVQRGYDSTKAEAITAGGELKVIARPRPEGEDAFRKNEINDRLVSHNFSQIFSRYASVSRTQQQVNTYGVSNELDYQVNLRLQEMIREANTSLIYGRRNVGSPTQPRTTGGLFAFAGIEGSHKQDFKGNEIAAKPLNDAVEQVFTRGGSANTILCGPNIARQITKLGGDTIRTTRQDTAAGYQILSFVSDLPGGAISSVVVDLNMPKDRALLLDTEKVKARYLTPIYDQDATPNGADYFSRVIRGEFGFEVKNAKESIAVLENISKTMA; this is translated from the coding sequence ATGCCAGTACCAACTACGTACGAATTTCAACAACAAGTAAGACAAATGCAAGCGAATGTGGATTTAATTCTCACGAAAGCACCTGTTCTTTTCGGGCTAATTGGTGTAGGAGATGCTTTAACACAAACTAAATTTGAATGGCAGAACGACTATTTGAACTCTGATACAGGTATTGTGAAAACAGCCGCAGCTGTTGGGGATACGGACCTAGTTTTAGAAAAAGGCGAGGCTCGTAAATTCACTGAAAATGCTCTGGTACAAAACGGCTTAGAAGTGTTACGTGTAGTAAATGTCGATGAAAACGCGGATAAAATCACTGTGCAACGTGGTTACGATAGTACGAAAGCGGAGGCAATTACAGCTGGTGGTGAATTAAAAGTCATCGCAAGACCGAGACCAGAAGGTGAAGATGCTTTCCGTAAGAATGAGATCAATGACCGTTTAGTGTCACATAACTTCTCACAAATCTTTTCAAGATACGCATCTGTTTCACGTACACAACAACAAGTGAACACATACGGCGTATCAAACGAATTAGATTATCAAGTAAACCTGCGTTTACAAGAGATGATTCGTGAAGCCAACACTTCTCTAATTTATGGTCGTAGAAATGTTGGCTCTCCAACACAACCGCGTACTACAGGTGGTTTATTTGCATTTGCGGGTATTGAAGGTTCTCATAAGCAAGACTTTAAAGGGAACGAAATTGCGGCAAAACCTTTAAATGACGCTGTAGAACAAGTATTTACTCGAGGCGGTTCAGCAAATACGATTCTATGTGGACCGAATATCGCACGACAAATCACAAAACTTGGTGGCGATACAATTCGTACTACGCGTCAAGATACTGCGGCAGGTTACCAAATCTTATCGTTTGTATCGGATTTACCAGGTGGAGCAATTTCTAGTGTGGTAGTCGATTTAAATATGCCTAAAGATCGTGCATTACTTCTTGATACGGAAAAAGTTAAGGCGCGCTACTTAACTCCAATTTATGATCAAGATGCTACACCAAATGGCGCTGACTACTTCTCTCGTGTCATTCGTGGGGAATTTGGATTTGAAGTTAAGAATGCGAAAGAGTCTATCGCTGTTCTTGAAAATATCTCTAAAACAATGGCTTAA
- a CDS encoding phage major tail protein, TP901-1 family produces MAEVKKSNAPEFKGAETLYLIDIPQPDGKTTKTVRFFNQTSGSRSIEAGEIELKTKDKSGSDYGDVTQSASIEGICTEGDEGLDYVEEAILNKVLVRIHEVNLRSATASEFKVKSGTYMLNSLELSHENEEYSKYSIGLKLNGKISKGTLNKVPEGAPSGDVATPGTE; encoded by the coding sequence ATGGCAGAAGTGAAAAAGAGTAATGCACCTGAGTTTAAAGGTGCCGAAACACTTTACTTGATTGACATTCCGCAACCTGATGGGAAAACTACAAAAACAGTTCGATTTTTTAACCAAACGTCAGGTTCACGATCAATTGAGGCTGGAGAAATTGAGTTGAAAACAAAAGATAAGAGTGGATCTGATTACGGTGACGTAACACAATCAGCTAGTATTGAAGGGATTTGTACTGAAGGTGACGAGGGACTTGATTATGTAGAAGAAGCAATTCTTAATAAAGTTTTAGTAAGAATTCATGAAGTTAACCTACGTAGTGCAACCGCTTCTGAGTTTAAAGTTAAATCAGGAACATACATGTTGAATAGTTTGGAACTTTCTCATGAAAATGAGGAGTACTCAAAGTATTCTATTGGCTTAAAATTAAATGGTAAAATTTCTAAAGGGACGCTTAATAAAGTACCAGAAGGCGCGCCTTCTGGTGATGTAGCTACACCAGGAACTGAATAA
- a CDS encoding phage tail tape measure protein, translated as MVANISDLVGKLGQATQAWNTFFQQISRPPPIPPAPQPPSPPPLPPAPPAPPPPDYSGWRARFQEVGNQAIEMGRRVQQTGQTMQNAFGPAAAASAFALGSMIQKSREFESQTRKAAVLTAGDYGQVKKAILDMAKNSVYSTGQVAAAFAEMGAKGFDSAQATSALPGVLSAAAASGEDLGMVADTITSALNSFGMEASQSTHVADVLATAANATAAGIGDMQYAFKYAAGPASQLGISMEELAASVGIMSNSGIKGETAGTALRASLLRLVKPPKAAANELKRLGVSITDQQGNMKPLSQIIGELKSGMEGMTSAQKGAALATIFGTEAVSGMMALVAAGPEKIDALTQSLVNSDGASKKAADSMLEGWAGALTKMESSLDAAARAFTDALAPALMAVAGVVETLANAFMKLPAPVQTVVASVVAFTTAFLVVATVIGMVTNAVGTTMILFGKLANYISKSSAVAFIARNAMIALRAAFVFLTGPIGATIAILSLVGVALVQLYKHNETFRNAVNSAWESIKSGTVAAVEAMKSAIDSLGSYLGTIPEKFSAMGTAIGAALEAGLIKAGQVFSGFATAVEVSLTVIKSKFSEFGQGISGAFSSAISGLGSAFAGIGSALSPVIDFIKMSFSSIGNTIATLTPLIVRLGLSFLGVSGPVGWVIAIVASLGATIFKLINTNDQVKSAFMSAWQSIQSIFSSVMSAILPVVQSIAQGITQAFAPLAPEFAKTGQVIAESFATLGPALSELGAAFGELGSTIASLFSEVVQAVVPIALDLFRLFGETIQAVVPLASDLFKLFGQVIQEVMPMINELIQMFADTTIEIMPVITEAIQQVAQIFTELATTVLPIFAQAFQTAFPIILQVIQAAFSIAGMLIQGFGEVLSIIATSVIPIILQAVQAVFPVIAGIIAAAISVAIPIIQLLGQVISIIATTVIPLILQIVQAVFPVIVSIIQAAIPVATAILEGLATIIKGVVIPAIQFILSIVQAVFPAIMGVITSAIGIITNIIKLFTSVLKGDWSGAWNAVKGITSSVMSLIGNIIQGAINLISAVVTGGLNLVKSIFSSVLSAVGSLVSSIFSGIGSVISSVMNAVGSIISSIWNAAKSATSSILNAIYNTVTQIFGNVKSFLSGIDLGSIGKNMMQGLLNGISSMAGAIWDKITDIGNGIKDKISGLLSIHSPSRWFRDFIGVNMMKGWINGIDAMKGAVQRTTEQMTEWMKPEALQVETVYGMPRGLGAYQTAKPQASSGNTDAGTASNSTASERQPAYINIQLGRQEFNRFVDDITGEQEAVKKRKEVF; from the coding sequence TTGGTGGCGAATATTTCAGACTTAGTAGGTAAGTTAGGTCAAGCGACACAAGCATGGAATACATTTTTTCAGCAGATTAGTAGACCACCTCCTATCCCACCAGCACCGCAACCGCCGTCACCTCCACCATTACCGCCAGCGCCACCAGCACCACCGCCTCCTGATTATTCAGGGTGGCGTGCTAGATTTCAAGAAGTAGGTAATCAAGCAATTGAAATGGGCCGACGTGTACAGCAAACAGGGCAAACAATGCAAAATGCATTTGGTCCTGCAGCTGCAGCGTCGGCTTTTGCTTTAGGGAGTATGATTCAAAAGTCACGAGAATTTGAATCACAAACTCGTAAAGCGGCAGTTTTAACTGCAGGTGACTACGGTCAAGTAAAGAAAGCGATTCTTGATATGGCAAAGAATTCTGTGTATTCAACAGGGCAGGTAGCAGCGGCTTTTGCTGAAATGGGCGCGAAAGGTTTCGATTCGGCTCAAGCAACGTCCGCATTACCTGGTGTGTTGAGTGCAGCGGCTGCATCAGGCGAAGACCTGGGAATGGTTGCTGATACGATTACGTCAGCTTTAAACTCATTTGGTATGGAGGCAAGTCAAAGTACACATGTTGCTGATGTTCTAGCAACAGCCGCAAACGCAACAGCTGCAGGGATAGGAGATATGCAATACGCTTTTAAATATGCGGCGGGTCCTGCATCTCAATTAGGCATATCGATGGAAGAGCTAGCGGCTTCTGTTGGTATTATGTCAAATAGCGGTATTAAAGGGGAGACCGCTGGTACAGCATTACGTGCATCTTTACTACGTTTAGTTAAACCGCCAAAAGCAGCGGCGAATGAGTTAAAACGACTTGGCGTATCTATTACGGATCAACAAGGTAATATGAAACCATTGTCTCAAATTATTGGTGAGTTGAAATCAGGAATGGAAGGTATGACAAGTGCACAAAAAGGTGCGGCGTTAGCGACAATATTTGGTACAGAAGCTGTATCAGGTATGATGGCACTTGTAGCAGCAGGACCTGAAAAGATTGATGCTTTAACGCAGTCCTTAGTGAACTCGGACGGTGCTTCTAAAAAAGCTGCGGACTCCATGCTTGAAGGATGGGCCGGAGCACTGACGAAAATGGAATCCTCTCTTGATGCTGCAGCACGTGCATTTACTGATGCATTAGCTCCCGCATTAATGGCGGTAGCTGGAGTAGTTGAAACCTTGGCAAACGCGTTTATGAAATTACCAGCCCCTGTGCAGACGGTGGTTGCTTCCGTAGTAGCATTTACTACGGCTTTTTTAGTTGTAGCAACGGTAATTGGCATGGTAACAAATGCTGTAGGTACAACCATGATTCTATTTGGTAAATTAGCTAATTATATAAGTAAAAGTTCAGCTGTAGCTTTTATTGCTAGAAATGCCATGATAGCACTGCGTGCAGCTTTTGTGTTTCTAACAGGACCAATCGGAGCAACGATTGCAATTCTAAGCTTAGTGGGGGTAGCGCTAGTTCAACTTTACAAACATAACGAGACTTTTCGAAATGCCGTTAACAGTGCGTGGGAATCTATAAAAAGTGGGACAGTAGCGGCGGTTGAAGCTATGAAATCTGCTATTGATTCTTTAGGTTCTTATCTTGGGACAATACCGGAAAAATTTTCAGCAATGGGTACAGCAATAGGCGCAGCATTAGAGGCAGGGTTAATTAAAGCGGGTCAAGTGTTTTCTGGTTTTGCAACAGCAGTAGAGGTTTCGTTAACTGTAATAAAATCAAAATTTAGTGAATTTGGTCAGGGGATAAGTGGTGCGTTTAGTTCAGCAATATCAGGACTTGGTTCAGCATTTGCTGGAATTGGATCAGCTCTTTCTCCAGTAATTGATTTTATTAAAATGTCTTTCTCCTCAATAGGAAATACGATAGCCACTTTAACACCATTAATTGTACGTTTAGGTTTATCGTTTTTAGGTGTTTCAGGCCCCGTAGGATGGGTAATCGCTATTGTAGCTTCTTTAGGTGCTACGATATTTAAATTGATAAATACAAATGATCAAGTGAAGTCTGCTTTTATGTCGGCTTGGCAGTCTATACAATCAATTTTTAGTTCTGTGATGTCTGCGATTTTGCCGGTTGTTCAGTCGATAGCTCAAGGGATTACACAAGCATTTGCACCACTTGCTCCTGAATTTGCGAAAACCGGACAAGTTATAGCAGAAAGCTTCGCCACACTTGGACCTGCGCTTTCTGAGCTAGGCGCGGCCTTTGGTGAGTTAGGTTCTACAATAGCTAGTTTGTTTAGTGAAGTAGTACAAGCTGTAGTACCGATAGCACTCGATTTATTCCGTTTGTTTGGAGAAACAATCCAAGCCGTAGTACCTTTAGCGTCTGATTTATTTAAACTTTTTGGGCAAGTAATACAAGAAGTAATGCCTATGATTAATGAATTAATTCAGATGTTTGCTGATACGACAATAGAAATTATGCCAGTGATAACGGAGGCTATACAACAAGTAGCTCAAATTTTTACTGAGCTAGCAACTACGGTTTTACCAATATTCGCTCAAGCTTTTCAAACGGCATTCCCTATTATATTACAAGTGATCCAGGCGGCGTTTAGCATAGCAGGAATGCTGATTCAAGGGTTTGGAGAAGTTTTATCAATCATAGCGACGTCAGTGATTCCGATTATTCTCCAGGCAGTACAAGCGGTCTTCCCAGTAATAGCTGGGATTATTGCTGCTGCGATTTCCGTTGCGATTCCGATTATTCAATTATTAGGCCAGGTAATCTCTATCATAGCGACTACGGTTATTCCTTTAATTTTGCAAATAGTCCAGGCGGTTTTCCCGGTAATAGTTTCTATAATTCAAGCGGCGATTCCTGTAGCCACTGCGATACTTGAAGGTCTAGCAACAATAATAAAAGGCGTAGTGATCCCGGCGATTCAATTTATTTTGTCGATTGTCCAGGCGGTTTTCCCCGCTATTATGGGCGTAATAACCTCTGCTATTGGGATAATCACCAACATAATAAAGCTTTTTACTTCAGTTTTAAAAGGAGATTGGAGTGGAGCGTGGAACGCGGTGAAAGGCATTACGTCGAGTGTGATGTCATTAATCGGAAATATCATCCAAGGGGCGATAAATTTAATTTCTGCGGTCGTGACTGGTGGGTTAAATTTAGTGAAATCTATTTTTTCTAGTGTTTTATCAGCGGTAGGTTCTCTAGTAAGTTCAATTTTTTCAGGTATAGGTTCAGTCATTTCATCTGTTATGAACGCAGTAGGTAGCATCATTTCTTCAATTTGGAATGCGGCTAAGTCAGCGACATCTAGTATCTTAAATGCTATCTATAACACAGTGACTCAAATTTTCGGCAATGTAAAGTCATTCCTAAGCGGAATCGATTTAGGAAGCATAGGAAAAAATATGATGCAGGGACTTTTAAACGGAATAAGCTCAATGGCTGGGGCGATTTGGGATAAAATTACGGACATCGGAAATGGAATTAAAGATAAAATTTCAGGTCTGTTATCGATCCACTCACCGAGTCGTTGGTTCAGGGATTTCATCGGTGTCAATATGATGAAAGGTTGGATTAATGGTATAGATGCTATGAAAGGTGCTGTACAAAGAACAACCGAACAAATGACTGAATGGATGAAACCTGAAGCTCTACAAGTAGAGACTGTATACGGAATGCCAAGAGGACTTGGTGCGTACCAGACAGCTAAACCACAAGCAAGCTCAGGAAATACGGATGCCGGAACTGCTTCAAATTCTACAGCTAGTGAAAGACAACCCGCGTATATTAATATACAGCTTGGTAGACAAGAGTTTAATAGGTTCGTTGATGATATTACTGGAGAGCAAGAAGCTGTGAAAAAACGGAAAGAAGTATTTTAA
- a CDS encoding head fiber protein, producing the protein MSISENQAQRLNKSMPIAKDTSLGTIIKGLEEKVALIPKKVDKQPDSTATDVAGVVKDLNALIAKLKAAGIMTP; encoded by the coding sequence ATGTCTATTTCTGAAAATCAAGCTCAACGGTTAAATAAATCGATGCCGATTGCGAAAGACACATCGCTTGGCACTATTATTAAAGGTCTTGAAGAAAAAGTAGCTCTAATACCCAAAAAGGTTGATAAACAACCTGATAGTACAGCGACTGACGTAGCGGGTGTAGTGAAAGACTTAAACGCCCTTATCGCAAAGTTAAAAGCTGCAGGAATCATGACGCCTTAA
- a CDS encoding tail assembly chaperone, whose protein sequence is MAEKSYTRFVINGKEQELKFCLQALRLLDENGGPMQFVSQTMQGGITNFTDVVYYALIHTNEGITYEAVQKEIENMFNAEKLDLDEILKYNKAVVLNSFFFQKTVKKLLGTMTAEQQKSFENLYA, encoded by the coding sequence ATGGCTGAAAAATCATATACGCGTTTCGTAATTAATGGTAAAGAACAAGAACTGAAGTTCTGTTTACAAGCACTGAGATTATTAGATGAAAACGGTGGGCCAATGCAATTCGTTTCCCAAACTATGCAAGGCGGAATTACTAATTTCACAGATGTGGTCTATTATGCACTGATTCATACAAATGAGGGAATCACGTATGAAGCTGTACAGAAAGAGATTGAAAATATGTTTAATGCAGAAAAACTAGACCTTGATGAAATTCTAAAGTACAACAAAGCAGTTGTGCTAAATAGTTTTTTCTTCCAGAAGACAGTGAAGAAACTTCTAGGGACAATGACAGCGGAACAACAGAAATCGTTCGAGAACCTGTACGCATAA